A window of Corallococcus macrosporus DSM 14697 contains these coding sequences:
- a CDS encoding amidohydrolase, with amino-acid sequence MKISHLLALLLTSLAVPGGPALAAETPPVLGGLDALYPGLDALYRDLHQTPELSNQETRTAAKLAERLRKLGFEVTSKVGGNGVVALLRNGPGPTVMLRADMDALPVEEKTGLPYASKQKAKDATGTATSVMHACGHDVHMTSLLGTATLLARSKDRWRGTLLLIGQPAEEVGAGARQMLQDGLFKRFPKPDFAVALHVNTAAAGTVEFTPGYAMASVDSVEVTLHGKGGHGAYPHTTVDPVVMAARVVLSLQTLVSREKNPLEPAVVTVGAIHGGTKHNIIPDEVKLHLTVRSYKPEVRKALLDGIERIAKAEALASGAPRPPEVAITEGTPSTFNDPALTRRLVGAVSRVLGERNLQEAPPVMGGEDFSEYGRAGVPAVMLWLGSTEPRQYAKAKAEGTPLPSMHSPLFAPDRERTLRTGVTTLTTAALELLGKP; translated from the coding sequence GTGAAGATTTCGCACCTGCTGGCCCTGCTGCTCACCTCCCTGGCCGTCCCTGGCGGCCCCGCGCTCGCCGCGGAGACGCCTCCCGTCCTGGGCGGTCTCGACGCGCTCTACCCCGGGCTCGACGCGCTCTACCGCGACCTGCACCAGACGCCGGAGCTGTCCAACCAGGAGACGAGGACGGCGGCGAAGCTGGCCGAGCGCCTGCGCAAGCTCGGCTTCGAGGTGACCTCCAAGGTGGGCGGAAACGGCGTGGTGGCGCTGCTGCGCAACGGCCCGGGGCCCACGGTGATGCTGCGCGCGGACATGGACGCGCTGCCCGTGGAGGAGAAGACGGGCCTGCCCTATGCGAGCAAGCAGAAGGCGAAGGACGCCACGGGCACGGCCACCTCGGTCATGCACGCGTGCGGGCATGACGTGCACATGACGTCATTGCTTGGGACGGCCACGCTCCTGGCCCGGTCGAAGGACCGGTGGCGCGGCACGTTGCTGCTGATTGGCCAGCCGGCCGAGGAGGTGGGCGCGGGCGCCCGGCAGATGCTCCAGGACGGCCTCTTCAAGCGCTTCCCCAAGCCGGACTTCGCGGTGGCGCTCCACGTCAACACCGCCGCGGCGGGCACGGTGGAGTTCACCCCCGGCTATGCCATGGCGAGCGTGGACAGCGTTGAAGTCACCCTGCACGGCAAGGGCGGGCACGGCGCCTACCCCCACACCACCGTGGACCCGGTGGTGATGGCCGCGCGCGTCGTGCTGTCGCTCCAGACGCTCGTCAGCCGGGAGAAGAACCCGCTGGAGCCCGCGGTGGTGACGGTGGGCGCCATCCACGGCGGCACCAAGCACAACATCATCCCCGACGAGGTGAAGCTCCACCTCACGGTGCGCTCGTACAAGCCCGAGGTCCGCAAGGCGCTGCTGGACGGCATCGAGCGCATCGCCAAGGCGGAGGCCCTGGCCTCTGGCGCGCCCCGCCCGCCCGAGGTCGCCATCACCGAAGGCACCCCTTCCACCTTCAACGACCCCGCGCTCACCCGGCGGCTGGTGGGCGCGGTGTCCCGCGTCCTGGGCGAGCGGAACCTCCAGGAGGCGCCGCCCGTCATGGGTGGCGAGGACTTCTCCGAGTACGGGCGGGCGGGCGTACCCGCGGTGATGCTCTGGCTCGGCTCCACCGAGCCACGCCAGTACGCCAAGGCCAAGGCCGAGGGCACGCCGCTGCCCTCGATGCACTCGCCCCTCTTCGCGCCGGACCGCGAGCGCACGCTGCGTACGGGGGTCACCACGCTGACCACCGCGGCCCTGGAGCTGCTCGGCAAGCCGTGA
- a CDS encoding DUF418 domain-containing protein has product MSESRPLSASTASGARPVEASERVVLLDALRGFALWGVFVSNSLMWLSGRAFMSPEAVSALSVPLLEQVVGAVYQLFVTQKFVSIFSFLFGLGFSIQLARAEARGDSAVPLYSRRLLVLFGIGLAHALLLWTGDILHTYAMVGFLLMAFRARANRTVLFWALGLVTVMPFLVPAVIRYTPVLLHGAEAAAEAAKASRAKDLALKADTLVALSSESFWTAQAGNARFFLENMGGGFRRVLWMSLILGRFLLGLLAGRLLLLQDVARHRALLRRILAWGLGVGLVLNGSGLVLYRLRKAGVLEWDPQGPWMMLLNSLQEPGYIAMGAAYVAAFALLFQRERWRRWLGVLTPVGRMALTNYLTQSAVSIWIYDGWGLGFIGKLPPSRIVVISGLVFAAQVVFSHLWLSRFRFGPAEWLWRSLTYGKAQPMRRPAGDRDAPGVAAS; this is encoded by the coding sequence ATGTCTGAATCGCGTCCGCTTTCAGCGAGCACCGCTTCCGGCGCGCGCCCGGTGGAGGCCTCCGAGCGCGTCGTGTTGCTGGACGCCCTCCGGGGCTTCGCGCTGTGGGGCGTCTTCGTCTCCAACAGCCTCATGTGGCTCAGCGGCCGGGCGTTCATGTCGCCCGAGGCAGTCTCCGCGCTGTCGGTGCCCCTGCTGGAGCAGGTGGTGGGCGCCGTCTACCAGCTCTTCGTGACGCAGAAGTTCGTCTCCATCTTCTCGTTCCTCTTCGGCCTGGGCTTCTCCATCCAGCTCGCCCGGGCGGAGGCGCGAGGCGACTCCGCGGTGCCGCTCTACAGCCGGCGGCTGCTGGTGCTCTTCGGCATCGGCCTGGCGCATGCCCTCCTGTTGTGGACGGGGGACATCCTCCACACCTACGCGATGGTGGGCTTCCTGCTGATGGCCTTCCGGGCGCGCGCCAACCGCACGGTGCTGTTCTGGGCGTTGGGGCTCGTCACGGTGATGCCGTTCCTGGTCCCCGCCGTCATCCGCTACACGCCCGTCCTGCTGCACGGCGCGGAGGCCGCGGCCGAGGCGGCGAAGGCCAGCCGGGCCAAGGACCTGGCCTTGAAGGCCGACACCCTGGTGGCGCTGTCGAGCGAGTCGTTCTGGACGGCGCAGGCGGGCAACGCGCGCTTCTTCCTGGAGAACATGGGCGGAGGCTTCCGGCGCGTGCTCTGGATGAGCCTCATCCTGGGGCGCTTCCTGTTGGGCCTGCTGGCGGGGCGGCTGCTCCTGCTGCAGGACGTGGCGCGCCACCGCGCGCTGCTGCGCCGGATTCTGGCCTGGGGGCTGGGGGTGGGCCTGGTCCTCAATGGCAGCGGGCTGGTGCTGTACCGGCTGCGCAAGGCCGGCGTGCTGGAGTGGGATCCGCAGGGGCCCTGGATGATGCTCCTCAACAGCCTCCAGGAGCCGGGCTACATCGCCATGGGCGCGGCCTACGTGGCGGCCTTCGCGCTGCTCTTCCAGCGCGAGCGCTGGCGCCGCTGGCTGGGCGTCCTGACGCCGGTGGGCCGCATGGCGCTGACGAACTACCTGACGCAGTCCGCGGTGAGCATCTGGATTTATGACGGCTGGGGGCTGGGCTTCATCGGCAAGCTGCCGCCGTCACGCATCGTGGTCATCAGCGGCCTCGTCTTCGCGGCGCAGGTGGTGTTCAGCCACCTGTGGTTGTCCCGCTTCCGCTTCGGCCCGGCGGAGTGGCTGTGGCGCTCGCTCACCTACGGAAAGGCCCAGCCGATGCGACGTCCCGCCGGGGACCGCGACGCTCCCGGTGTCGCGGCCTCCTGA
- a CDS encoding di-heme oxidoredictase family protein, which translates to MKGRLFLLGLCAGVLVLVALWADTTRLPPPLELGELAARLEPGEELSGGATTVPDPGRNAFGRSPMNLARARWPGFHAGKRIFDRDWTDVEGPVQVGPLFNAASCMTCHVKDGRGRPPASPAETPVSLAFQLTAPEGQGPHPRYGVQLDVRHVAGTAAEGTVEVRYDEVSGRFSSGESYALLRPRYTFAALTKGPLEDGVRFSPRVAPVNFGLGLLEAIPEAALLAHEDPDDRDQDGISGRANRVLDVEQGQPRLGRFGWKANQPTLRQQVAHALVADMGLTTTLYPREQGHDARGAADAPEVSPQELDSLLFYTRLVAPPKRRDWSAPATLRGKAVFAAIGCGGCHLTTPFETEEVPGFPELSHQKLYPYTDLLLHDLGEGLADGRPDGLATGQEWRTPPLWGIGLVKVVNGHTRFLHDGRARDLEEAVLWHGGEAAPAQERYTRLPLADRQALLTFLESL; encoded by the coding sequence ATGAAAGGGCGGCTGTTCCTCCTGGGTCTCTGTGCCGGAGTCCTCGTGCTCGTCGCGCTGTGGGCGGACACGACGCGGCTTCCACCGCCGCTCGAGCTGGGGGAGCTCGCGGCCAGGCTGGAGCCCGGGGAGGAGCTGTCCGGCGGAGCGACCACCGTGCCGGACCCGGGGCGGAACGCCTTCGGGCGCTCGCCCATGAACCTGGCGCGCGCCCGCTGGCCCGGATTCCACGCCGGCAAGCGCATCTTCGACCGCGACTGGACCGACGTGGAGGGCCCCGTCCAGGTGGGGCCGCTGTTCAACGCGGCCTCCTGCATGACGTGCCACGTGAAGGACGGCCGCGGCCGGCCTCCGGCGTCGCCGGCAGAGACGCCCGTCTCGCTGGCGTTCCAGCTCACCGCGCCGGAGGGCCAGGGGCCCCATCCCCGCTACGGCGTCCAGCTCGACGTGCGGCACGTGGCGGGGACGGCCGCGGAGGGCACCGTGGAGGTCCGCTATGACGAGGTGTCCGGCAGGTTCTCCTCGGGGGAGTCCTATGCGCTGCTCCGGCCGCGCTACACCTTCGCCGCGCTGACGAAGGGGCCGCTCGAAGACGGCGTCCGCTTCTCGCCTCGCGTCGCGCCGGTGAACTTCGGGCTGGGGCTCCTGGAGGCGATTCCCGAGGCGGCGCTCCTGGCCCACGAGGACCCGGACGACCGGGACCAGGACGGCATCTCCGGCCGGGCCAACCGGGTGCTGGACGTGGAGCAGGGCCAGCCGCGGCTGGGCCGCTTCGGGTGGAAGGCCAACCAGCCCACGCTCCGGCAGCAGGTCGCCCACGCGCTGGTGGCGGACATGGGGCTGACCACGACGCTGTATCCCCGTGAGCAGGGGCATGACGCGCGGGGCGCCGCCGACGCGCCCGAGGTGAGCCCCCAGGAGCTGGACTCGCTCCTCTTCTACACGCGGCTGGTGGCCCCTCCGAAGCGGCGGGACTGGAGCGCACCCGCCACGCTCCGCGGCAAGGCGGTGTTCGCGGCCATCGGGTGTGGCGGCTGCCACCTGACCACGCCCTTCGAGACGGAGGAGGTGCCCGGCTTCCCGGAGCTGTCCCACCAGAAGCTCTACCCGTACACGGACCTGCTGCTGCACGACCTGGGCGAAGGGCTCGCGGATGGGCGTCCGGACGGGCTCGCCACCGGCCAGGAGTGGCGCACCCCACCGCTCTGGGGCATCGGGCTGGTGAAGGTCGTGAACGGCCACACCCGCTTCCTGCACGACGGGCGCGCGCGCGACCTGGAGGAGGCCGTGCTGTGGCATGGCGGCGAGGCCGCCCCCGCCCAGGAGCGCTACACGCGCCTGCCCCTGGCGGACCGCCAGGCCCTGCTCACGTTCCTCGAATCGCTCTGA
- a CDS encoding gamma-glutamyl-gamma-aminobutyrate hydrolase family protein produces MNNHPRHHGSAPRRPNIGITPDWSPAGDQPFARYELKVPYADAVLRAGGLPFVLPYSEESACVESYLDRVSGVLVTGGAFDIPPSAYGEEAREGLGALKEGRTAFEAALMRGALKRNLPVLGICGGMQLLNVILGGTLYQDIGREVEGAREHEQKQDRTHPQHPVDVKSGTLLAEAVGHGQLMVNSTHHQSVRGVGKDVTITAVAPDGVVEAIESTVHAFAVGVQWHPEYMATSIPVHVGLYKAFVQKAREHRR; encoded by the coding sequence ATGAACAACCATCCACGTCACCACGGGTCGGCGCCGCGCCGCCCCAACATCGGCATCACCCCGGATTGGAGTCCGGCTGGAGACCAGCCCTTTGCCCGCTACGAGCTGAAGGTGCCGTACGCGGACGCCGTCCTTCGCGCCGGCGGGCTGCCATTCGTGCTGCCGTATTCGGAGGAGTCGGCCTGCGTGGAGTCCTATCTGGACCGCGTGTCCGGGGTGCTCGTCACGGGGGGCGCGTTCGACATTCCTCCGTCTGCGTACGGCGAGGAGGCGCGCGAAGGCCTGGGGGCGCTGAAGGAGGGCCGCACCGCCTTCGAGGCGGCGCTCATGCGCGGCGCGCTCAAGCGCAACCTCCCGGTGCTGGGCATCTGCGGCGGCATGCAGCTCCTCAACGTCATCCTGGGCGGCACGCTGTACCAGGACATCGGCCGCGAGGTGGAGGGCGCCCGCGAGCACGAGCAGAAGCAGGACCGCACCCACCCGCAGCACCCGGTGGACGTGAAGAGCGGCACGCTGCTGGCGGAGGCGGTGGGGCACGGCCAGTTGATGGTCAACTCCACCCACCACCAGTCGGTGCGCGGCGTGGGCAAGGACGTGACGATTACCGCGGTGGCGCCGGATGGCGTGGTGGAGGCCATCGAGTCCACCGTGCACGCCTTCGCCGTGGGCGTGCAGTGGCACCCCGAGTACATGGCCACGAGCATCCCGGTGCACGTGGGGCTCTACAAGGCGTTCGTGCAGAAGGCGCGCGAGCACCGCCGGTGA
- a CDS encoding DUF1844 domain-containing protein gives MSSADEKRGETFVMRGEARSASEESISFSTFIVGLGTAVLIHLGGAPNPETGQTTKDLPLARQNLDLLSMLRVKTRGNLTEEEEKLFDGLLADLRLRFVEATKR, from the coding sequence ATGAGCTCCGCGGACGAGAAGCGCGGCGAGACCTTCGTGATGCGGGGGGAAGCGCGCTCCGCGTCCGAGGAGTCGATTTCCTTCAGCACCTTCATCGTGGGGCTGGGCACCGCGGTGCTCATCCACCTGGGCGGTGCGCCCAATCCGGAGACGGGTCAGACGACGAAGGACCTGCCGCTGGCCCGGCAGAACCTGGACCTCTTGTCCATGCTGCGCGTGAAGACGCGGGGCAACCTCACGGAGGAGGAGGAGAAGCTCTTTGACGGGCTGCTCGCCGACCTCCGCCTGCGCTTCGTGGAGGCGACCAAGCGGTGA
- the thiE gene encoding thiamine phosphate synthase, whose product MNAPSRPHLPRGPYLLCDDSIRPELSLVDKAARLVAGGARVVQLRMKRTPVREALAAARQVVALCRQEGALCLVNDRVDLALLADAHGVHVGDEDLPAEDARALLGPGRLLGVTVRDGAGARAARAAGADYVGLGPVFPTATKQVPAPVLGLEAFAAVVRESPLPVVGIGGVGLGNIASVAAAGARCAAVVSDALLAADITERVRQLATAFEQGRSGA is encoded by the coding sequence ATGAACGCACCATCCCGCCCGCACCTTCCCCGCGGTCCCTACCTGCTGTGCGACGACTCCATCCGCCCGGAGCTTTCACTGGTGGACAAGGCGGCTCGCCTGGTGGCCGGTGGGGCGCGGGTGGTTCAACTGCGCATGAAACGCACCCCGGTCCGCGAGGCGCTGGCCGCCGCGCGGCAGGTGGTGGCGCTGTGCCGCCAGGAGGGCGCGCTGTGCCTGGTGAATGACCGGGTGGACCTGGCGCTGCTGGCGGACGCGCACGGGGTGCACGTGGGCGACGAGGACCTGCCCGCCGAGGACGCGCGCGCGCTGCTGGGGCCTGGCCGTCTGCTGGGCGTCACGGTGCGGGACGGGGCGGGCGCGCGGGCGGCGCGGGCGGCGGGGGCGGACTACGTGGGCCTGGGGCCCGTCTTCCCCACGGCGACGAAGCAGGTGCCCGCGCCGGTGCTGGGCCTGGAGGCCTTCGCGGCGGTGGTGCGTGAAAGCCCGCTGCCGGTGGTGGGGATTGGTGGGGTGGGGCTGGGGAACATCGCGAGCGTCGCGGCGGCCGGGGCGCGGTGCGCGGCGGTGGTGTCTGACGCGCTGCTCGCCGCGGATATCACCGAGCGTGTGAGACAGCTCGCCACCGCGTTTGAACAGGGGCGCTCCGGGGCATAG
- the clpB gene encoding ATP-dependent chaperone ClpB: MRLDKYTVKAQEAIHEGQTLARRADNPQYEPEHLAAALLGQKDGIVDPLLRKIGADVKLFAARLGEALQKLPRMQGGESAMLGQRLLKTFDKAEDEAKSLKDEFISSEHLLLALTHDKGAVGEVMKSSGVTRERVLSGLKEVRGSGRVTSQDAEATYQALEKYGRDLTEAARSGKLDPVIGRDEEIRRCVQVLSRRTKNNPVLIGEPGVGKTAIAEGLARRIVDGDVPEGLKNKRLVSLDLGAMVAGAKYRGEFEERLKAVLKEIADAAGEVILFIDELHTLVGAGKAEGAMDAGNMLKPALARGELHCIGATTLDEYRKHIEKDAALERRFQPVLVGEPSVHDTISILRGLKERYEVHHGVRIQDNALVAAATLSHRYIADRFLPDKAIDLVDEASSRLRIEIDSMPTELDDVRRKVTQLQIEKEGLRKETDPHSQERLGQIEKELANLSEKFNALKVHWDAEKAAIGAIRSLKEKQEKAKNDQAAAERQGDLNRAAELKFGVIPSLDKELKAQNEKLAELQKNQKFLKEEVDAEDIAEVVAKWTGIPVSRLMEGEVQKLVHMEDRLAQRVIGQRSAIEAVSNAVRRARSGLQDPNRPIGSFIFLGPTGVGKTETAKALAEFLFDDDSAMVRIDMSEYMEKHSVARLVGAPPGYVGYEEGGQLTEAVRRRPYTVVLFDEIEKAHHDVFNVLLQILDEGRLTDSQGRTVDFKNTVLILTSNLGSQDIQAGMAGKDELDERTRNEVMDALRGHFRPEFLNRVDEIVIFEPLRKKDIYRIVDLQLARLSKLLADKRLTLELTDKARELLAERGYDPTYGARPLKRAVQKNLLDPLALKVLGGEFLPGDHIQADVGPDGLTFAKVLVDTSKNVKRSA, from the coding sequence ATGCGACTCGACAAGTACACAGTGAAGGCGCAGGAGGCGATCCACGAGGGTCAGACCCTGGCCCGTCGGGCGGACAACCCCCAGTACGAGCCCGAGCACCTGGCCGCGGCGTTGCTCGGCCAGAAGGACGGCATCGTCGACCCCCTGCTCCGGAAGATTGGGGCGGACGTGAAGCTGTTCGCCGCGCGGCTCGGCGAAGCGCTGCAGAAGCTGCCCCGCATGCAGGGCGGCGAGAGCGCGATGCTCGGCCAGCGGCTGCTCAAGACTTTCGACAAGGCCGAGGACGAGGCCAAGTCCCTCAAGGACGAGTTCATCTCCTCGGAGCACCTGCTGCTCGCGCTCACCCATGACAAGGGCGCGGTGGGCGAGGTGATGAAGTCCTCGGGCGTCACGCGGGAGCGCGTGCTGTCCGGCCTCAAGGAGGTCCGCGGCTCCGGGCGCGTGACGAGCCAGGACGCCGAGGCCACCTACCAGGCGCTGGAGAAGTACGGCCGCGACCTCACGGAGGCGGCGCGCTCCGGCAAGCTGGACCCCGTCATCGGCCGTGACGAGGAGATTCGCCGCTGCGTCCAGGTGCTGAGCCGGCGCACCAAGAACAACCCGGTGCTCATCGGCGAGCCTGGCGTGGGCAAGACGGCCATCGCGGAGGGGCTGGCGCGGCGCATCGTGGACGGCGACGTGCCGGAGGGCCTGAAGAACAAGCGCCTGGTGTCCCTGGACCTGGGCGCCATGGTGGCCGGCGCGAAGTACCGCGGCGAGTTCGAGGAGCGCCTCAAGGCCGTGCTCAAGGAGATCGCCGACGCGGCCGGCGAGGTCATCCTCTTCATCGACGAGCTCCACACGCTGGTGGGCGCGGGCAAGGCCGAAGGGGCCATGGACGCGGGCAACATGCTCAAGCCGGCGCTGGCGCGCGGCGAGCTGCACTGCATCGGCGCGACGACGCTGGACGAGTACCGCAAGCACATCGAGAAGGACGCCGCGCTGGAGCGCCGCTTCCAGCCCGTCCTGGTGGGCGAGCCCAGCGTGCACGACACCATCAGCATCCTGCGCGGCCTGAAGGAGCGCTACGAGGTGCACCACGGCGTGCGCATCCAGGACAACGCCCTCGTGGCCGCCGCCACGCTGAGCCACCGCTACATCGCGGACCGCTTCCTGCCGGACAAGGCCATCGACCTGGTCGACGAGGCCTCCAGCCGCCTGCGCATCGAAATCGACTCCATGCCCACGGAGCTGGACGACGTGCGCCGGAAGGTGACGCAGCTCCAGATTGAGAAGGAGGGCCTGCGCAAGGAGACGGACCCGCACTCGCAGGAGCGCCTGGGCCAGATTGAGAAGGAGCTGGCCAACCTGAGCGAGAAGTTCAACGCGCTCAAGGTGCACTGGGACGCGGAGAAGGCGGCCATTGGCGCCATCCGGAGCCTGAAGGAGAAGCAGGAGAAGGCGAAGAACGACCAGGCGGCGGCCGAGCGTCAGGGCGACCTGAACCGCGCCGCGGAGCTGAAGTTCGGCGTCATCCCCTCGCTCGACAAGGAGCTGAAGGCGCAGAACGAGAAGCTGGCCGAGCTGCAGAAGAACCAGAAGTTCCTCAAGGAGGAGGTGGACGCGGAGGACATCGCCGAGGTGGTGGCCAAGTGGACGGGCATCCCCGTCTCGCGGCTCATGGAGGGCGAGGTCCAGAAGCTGGTCCACATGGAGGACCGGCTGGCGCAGCGGGTGATTGGCCAGCGGAGCGCCATCGAGGCGGTGTCCAACGCCGTGCGCCGCGCGCGCAGCGGGCTGCAGGACCCCAACCGCCCCATCGGCTCGTTCATCTTCCTGGGCCCCACGGGCGTGGGCAAGACGGAGACGGCCAAGGCGCTGGCGGAGTTCCTCTTCGATGACGACTCGGCCATGGTCCGCATCGACATGTCCGAGTACATGGAGAAGCACTCCGTGGCCCGGCTGGTGGGCGCGCCCCCGGGGTACGTCGGCTACGAGGAGGGCGGCCAGCTCACGGAGGCCGTGCGCCGGCGGCCGTACACGGTGGTCCTCTTCGACGAAATCGAGAAGGCGCACCACGACGTCTTCAACGTGCTGCTCCAGATTCTCGACGAGGGCCGGCTCACGGACAGCCAGGGCCGCACGGTGGACTTCAAGAACACGGTGCTCATCCTGACGTCCAACCTCGGCTCGCAGGACATCCAGGCCGGCATGGCGGGCAAGGACGAGCTGGACGAGCGCACGCGCAACGAGGTGATGGACGCGCTGCGCGGGCACTTCCGCCCGGAGTTCCTCAACCGCGTGGACGAAATCGTCATCTTCGAGCCGCTGCGGAAGAAGGACATCTACCGCATCGTGGACCTGCAGCTCGCGCGGCTGTCCAAGCTGCTGGCCGACAAGCGGCTCACGCTGGAGCTGACGGACAAGGCGCGCGAGCTGCTGGCCGAGCGCGGCTACGACCCGACGTACGGCGCGCGGCCGCTGAAGCGCGCGGTGCAGAAGAACCTGTTGGACCCGCTGGCCCTCAAGGTGCTGGGGGGCGAGTTCCTCCCGGGCGACCACATCCAGGCGGACGTGGGCCCCGACGGGCTCACCTTCGCCAAGGTGCTGGTGGACACCTCGAAGAACGTGAAGCGCTCGGCCTGA
- the thiD gene encoding bifunctional hydroxymethylpyrimidine kinase/phosphomethylpyrimidine kinase — protein sequence MSARVLLLAGLEPTGRAGLLADVAAVRALRGQPVAVPTAQTAQGVRTFTWTASPPRVLSAQVAAARELGPVHAVKCGMVPARAQLVAARNALEGTGAWWVVDPVVRTSRGEPLTRLSARAYLSLAGPRVVLTPNLDEAGWLLGRPVARTVAEAAEAAEALARHGFGAVLVKGGHLPDAQGLADVLATPERVRVLQGRRLARAPGRRGTGCRLASALATELGRGRALEAAVRSARALVVRYLRTGTE from the coding sequence GTGAGCGCTCGCGTCCTCCTGCTGGCGGGGCTGGAGCCCACGGGACGGGCGGGGCTCCTGGCGGACGTCGCGGCGGTGCGCGCTTTGCGAGGGCAGCCGGTGGCGGTGCCCACCGCGCAGACGGCGCAGGGGGTGCGCACCTTCACCTGGACGGCCTCGCCGCCGCGGGTGTTGTCCGCGCAGGTGGCCGCCGCGCGCGAGCTGGGGCCGGTGCACGCGGTGAAGTGCGGCATGGTGCCCGCCCGCGCGCAGCTCGTGGCCGCGCGGAACGCGCTGGAGGGGACGGGCGCGTGGTGGGTGGTGGACCCGGTGGTGCGCACCTCGCGGGGCGAGCCGCTGACGCGCCTGTCCGCGCGGGCCTACCTGTCCCTGGCCGGGCCTCGCGTGGTGCTCACGCCGAACCTGGATGAAGCAGGCTGGCTGCTGGGGCGGCCCGTTGCGCGCACGGTGGCCGAGGCCGCCGAGGCCGCCGAGGCCCTGGCGCGGCACGGCTTTGGCGCGGTGCTGGTGAAGGGCGGGCACCTGCCGGACGCGCAGGGGCTGGCGGACGTGCTGGCCACGCCGGAGCGCGTGCGGGTGCTGCAGGGGCGGCGGCTGGCGCGCGCGCCTGGACGCCGGGGCACCGGGTGCCGGCTGGCGTCCGCGCTGGCCACGGAGCTGGGGCGGGGTCGCGCGCTGGAGGCAGCGGTGCGCTCGGCCCGCGCGCTGGTGGTGCGCTACCTGCGGACCGGCACGGAGTAG
- a CDS encoding LLM class flavin-dependent oxidoreductase: protein MIPFSVLDLSPVTQGSTAADALRNTLDLARRAEDWGYKRFWLAEHHNMTGIASAATSVVIGYVAGGTQRIRVGSGGVMLPNHAPLVIAEQFGTLETLYPGRIDLGLGRAPGTDMLTARALRRDLAASAETFPQDVVELKSYFEPTEPGQLIQAVPGAGLRVPIWLLGSSLFSAQLAAMLGMPFAFASHFAPDALLPALDIYRERFKPSESLDKPYAMACVNVFAADTDREARRLFTSVQQQFVRLRRGTPGQLPPPVDDIDSVASPLDRASADHALKYSIIGAPDTVQQGLADFIRLTRVDELMVTGMVYDFDARLRSFELTAQAHARLAAEP, encoded by the coding sequence ATGATTCCTTTTTCCGTCCTCGACCTCTCCCCCGTCACCCAGGGCTCCACCGCGGCCGACGCGCTCCGGAACACGCTGGACCTGGCGCGGCGCGCGGAGGACTGGGGCTACAAGCGCTTCTGGCTGGCCGAGCACCACAACATGACGGGCATCGCCAGCGCGGCGACGTCCGTCGTCATCGGCTACGTGGCCGGCGGCACCCAGCGCATCCGCGTGGGCTCCGGCGGCGTGATGCTGCCCAACCACGCGCCGCTGGTCATCGCGGAGCAGTTCGGCACGCTGGAGACGCTCTACCCGGGGCGCATCGACCTGGGGCTCGGCCGGGCGCCGGGCACGGACATGCTGACGGCGCGCGCCCTGCGGCGAGACCTGGCCGCGAGCGCGGAGACCTTTCCCCAGGACGTGGTGGAGCTGAAGTCCTACTTCGAGCCCACCGAGCCGGGGCAGCTCATCCAGGCGGTGCCGGGCGCGGGGCTGCGGGTGCCCATCTGGCTGCTCGGCTCCAGCCTGTTCAGCGCGCAGCTCGCGGCGATGCTGGGCATGCCGTTCGCCTTCGCGTCCCACTTCGCGCCGGATGCCCTGCTTCCGGCGCTGGACATCTACCGGGAGCGGTTCAAGCCGTCCGAGTCGCTCGACAAGCCCTACGCCATGGCGTGCGTGAATGTCTTCGCGGCGGACACGGACCGGGAGGCGCGGCGGCTCTTCACCTCCGTGCAGCAGCAGTTCGTCCGCCTGCGCCGGGGCACGCCGGGGCAGCTCCCGCCGCCGGTCGACGACATCGACTCGGTGGCCTCGCCCCTGGACCGCGCGAGCGCCGACCACGCGCTGAAGTACTCCATCATCGGCGCGCCCGACACCGTTCAGCAGGGGCTCGCGGACTTCATCCGGCTGACGCGGGTGGACGAGCTCATGGTGACGGGCATGGTCTACGACTTCGACGCGCGGCTGCGCTCCTTCGAGCTGACCGCGCAGGCCCACGCGCGGCTCGCCGCGGAGCCGTGA
- a CDS encoding RNA polymerase subunit sigma, whose amino-acid sequence MADSADPKYLDKRTVERYVRSGQLDESAYERHLQGLPDVAEKAVPIETLMLDDADDFDDEDDDFDDEDEDTSDDEATLAAANADDSDDADDSDDDADDSDDADDSDAATAGSDAAADDSASDKPASDDEGPASA is encoded by the coding sequence ATGGCGGATTCGGCGGACCCGAAGTACCTCGATAAGCGCACCGTGGAGCGGTACGTGCGCTCTGGCCAGCTCGACGAGTCGGCGTACGAGCGCCACCTCCAGGGGCTGCCCGACGTGGCGGAGAAGGCCGTGCCGATCGAGACGCTGATGCTCGATGACGCCGACGATTTCGACGACGAGGACGACGACTTCGACGACGAGGACGAGGACACGTCCGACGACGAGGCCACGCTGGCCGCCGCGAACGCGGATGACAGCGACGACGCCGACGACAGCGACGACGACGCGGATGACAGCGACGACGCCGACGACAGCGACGCCGCCACGGCCGGCAGCGACGCCGCCGCGGACGACAGCGCCAGCGACAAGCCCGCCAGCGACGACGAAGGGCCGGCCTCCGCATGA